The Streptomyces sp. CC0208 genome window below encodes:
- a CDS encoding VOC family protein: MNHDSRHPTATADVVSSHHVFGAPCWVSLTSRDQEATEDFYGAVLGWEWKPLKLGERFRVALADGTPVAGIAAVAAMWQMAVAWTPYFAVPSADEAAARVQERGGTLAVGPLSFPPGRAALLSDRDGATFGVWEGELIANWEVWRRAQPAFVRLHTRDAFDAAIFYGEVLDWATERPDCCEVRYEGGEVVLRSGGDVVARIESGALGSAPDPAIRPHWQVHFAVADVAACAKAAEVHGGSVLSQGAAEAVLRDPDGAQFTVTSRRAR; this comes from the coding sequence ATGAACCACGATTCCAGACATCCCACCGCGACCGCGGACGTCGTCTCCAGCCACCATGTGTTCGGCGCCCCTTGCTGGGTGAGCCTGACCAGTCGCGACCAGGAGGCCACGGAGGACTTCTACGGGGCCGTCCTCGGCTGGGAGTGGAAGCCCCTCAAACTGGGCGAGCGCTTCCGGGTCGCGCTGGCGGACGGCACGCCGGTCGCCGGGATCGCCGCGGTGGCGGCGATGTGGCAGATGGCGGTGGCCTGGACGCCGTACTTCGCGGTGCCCAGCGCGGACGAGGCGGCGGCCCGGGTACAGGAACGCGGCGGCACCCTGGCGGTCGGCCCGCTGTCCTTCCCGCCCGGCCGGGCGGCCCTGCTCTCCGACCGCGACGGAGCGACCTTCGGGGTCTGGGAGGGCGAGCTCATCGCCAACTGGGAGGTGTGGCGACGGGCCCAGCCGGCCTTCGTGCGACTGCACACCCGCGACGCGTTCGACGCGGCCATCTTCTACGGCGAGGTCCTCGACTGGGCCACGGAACGCCCCGACTGCTGCGAGGTCCGCTACGAGGGCGGCGAGGTGGTGCTGCGCAGCGGCGGCGACGTGGTGGCGCGCATCGAGTCGGGGGCGCTGGGCTCGGCCCCCGATCCCGCGATCCGGCCGCACTGGCAGGTCCACTTCGCGGTCGCGGACGTGGCGGCCTGCGCCAAGGCGGCGGAGGTCCACGGTGGCAGCGTGCTCTCGCAGGGCGCCGCCGAGGCCGTGCTGCGTGACCCCGACGGCGCCCAGTTCACGGTGACCTCGCGCCGCGCGCGCTGA
- a CDS encoding ANTAR domain-containing protein produces MPVVPNEPADESDRIFALQEEIGQLKEAVASHAVVDQAIGMVVALGRITPDEGWEVLKEVSQHTNIKLRYVAELILLWGRSGEIPPEIRVELEEALDRYGPTQIPGAPPD; encoded by the coding sequence GTGCCAGTCGTCCCGAACGAACCCGCCGACGAGTCGGACCGGATCTTCGCTCTCCAGGAGGAGATCGGCCAGCTCAAGGAAGCGGTCGCCTCCCACGCGGTCGTGGACCAGGCCATCGGCATGGTCGTCGCGCTCGGCAGGATCACCCCGGACGAGGGCTGGGAAGTCCTGAAGGAGGTCTCCCAGCACACGAACATCAAGCTGCGCTACGTCGCGGAGCTGATCCTTCTCTGGGGACGGTCCGGGGAGATCCCCCCGGAGATCCGTGTGGAGCTCGAGGAGGCCCTCGACCGGTACGGCCCGACGCAGATCCCGGGAGCGCCGCCCGATTGA
- a CDS encoding RNA polymerase sigma factor SigF, translating into MSVATRTKPHPHDDAPDTNAAFERLAQLPDGTERKALRDELVELWLPMAERIAVRFRGRGESLEDLYQVAALGLVKAVDHYDPARGSAFEAYAVPTVTGEIKRHFRDHMWTLHVPRRVQDLRNRVRQASKELSQTPGRAPTVAEIAERAHLTEDEVRAGAEALECFSALSLEAEMPGTDGYALGDALGVPDPGYDVVVDRVAVGPCLKALPERERTILYLRFFRGMTQSCIAEELGISQMHVSRLLSTCFAQLRDEVLADAAD; encoded by the coding sequence ATGTCCGTCGCCACCAGAACGAAGCCGCATCCGCATGACGACGCCCCCGACACCAACGCGGCGTTCGAGCGCCTGGCGCAGCTGCCCGACGGTACGGAGCGCAAGGCCCTGCGGGACGAGCTCGTGGAACTGTGGCTGCCCATGGCCGAGCGGATCGCCGTCCGCTTCCGGGGCCGCGGGGAGTCCCTCGAAGACCTCTACCAGGTGGCCGCCCTCGGGCTCGTCAAGGCCGTCGACCACTACGACCCGGCCCGCGGCAGCGCATTCGAGGCGTACGCGGTGCCTACCGTGACCGGCGAGATCAAGCGGCACTTCCGCGACCACATGTGGACGCTGCACGTGCCGCGCCGGGTGCAGGACCTGCGCAACCGGGTCCGGCAGGCCTCGAAGGAGCTGTCGCAGACCCCCGGCCGGGCGCCGACCGTCGCCGAGATCGCCGAGCGGGCGCACCTGACCGAGGACGAGGTGCGCGCCGGTGCGGAGGCGCTGGAGTGCTTCTCGGCGCTGTCGCTGGAGGCGGAGATGCCCGGCACCGACGGCTACGCCCTGGGCGACGCGCTCGGCGTTCCCGACCCCGGCTACGACGTGGTCGTCGACCGTGTGGCCGTCGGCCCCTGCCTCAAAGCCCTGCCCGAGCGCGAGCGGACCATCCTGTACCTGCGCTTCTTCCGGGGCATGACCCAGAGCTGCATAGCCGAGGAACTCGGCATCTCACAGATGCATGTCTCCCGGCTGCTCAGCACGTGCTTCGCCCAGCTGCGCGACGAGGTTCTGGCCGACGCGGCCGACTGA
- a CDS encoding MarR family winged helix-turn-helix transcriptional regulator, producing MDEETFPEELADALVGVQRLLRRRLRAGLTVPRLRGAEVELLRLVEARPGIGVSEAAKELHLAGNSVSTLVNQLVKEGHLVRGTDPADRRAARLLLTEKAETRLADWKQRRVALVSRHVTRLDAADQEALRAALPALRALAVNLHEEAEDT from the coding sequence GTGGACGAAGAGACCTTCCCCGAGGAGCTGGCCGACGCCCTCGTCGGCGTCCAGCGGCTGCTCAGGCGCAGACTGCGCGCCGGACTGACCGTGCCGCGGCTGCGCGGCGCCGAGGTCGAACTGCTGCGCCTGGTCGAGGCACGGCCCGGCATCGGTGTCTCCGAGGCCGCCAAGGAGCTGCACCTGGCCGGCAACTCCGTCTCGACCCTCGTCAACCAGCTGGTCAAGGAGGGGCACCTGGTCCGCGGCACCGACCCCGCCGACCGGCGTGCCGCCCGGCTGCTGCTCACCGAGAAGGCCGAGACCCGGCTCGCGGACTGGAAGCAGCGGCGGGTCGCGCTCGTGAGCCGGCACGTCACCCGGCTGGACGCGGCCGATCAGGAAGCCCTGCGCGCCGCGCTCCCCGCCCTGCGCGCGCTCGCCGTCAATCTGCACGAGGAGGCCGAGGACACATGA
- a CDS encoding ATP-binding cassette domain-containing protein — MTSDAVSCTGLTYAFGDTKAVAGLDLTVEEGEVFGLLGPNGAGKTTAIRCITTLLPVPAGMIHVFGRDTAGDPMAVRRLLGYVPQQLSADANLTGRENVTLFARVFDVARKERAERVGQALAAVDLTDAADRLAGTYSGGMVRRLELAQALVSAPRLLILDEPTIGLDPIARTGVWEHINAVREATGMTVLVTTHYMDEADQYCDRVGLMHRGRVRALGTPGELRRGLAEQRGTGTLPTLEDVFRDVAGSGLEDEGGDFRDVRSTRRTANRVG; from the coding sequence ATGACATCCGACGCTGTTTCCTGTACGGGGCTGACCTACGCCTTCGGCGACACGAAAGCCGTGGCCGGACTGGACCTGACCGTCGAGGAGGGCGAGGTCTTCGGGCTGCTCGGCCCCAACGGCGCCGGCAAGACCACCGCCATCCGCTGCATCACCACCCTGCTCCCCGTCCCGGCCGGCATGATCCACGTGTTCGGCCGCGACACCGCCGGCGACCCGATGGCCGTACGCCGTCTGCTCGGCTACGTCCCCCAGCAGCTGTCCGCCGACGCGAACCTGACCGGCCGGGAGAACGTCACCCTGTTCGCCCGCGTCTTCGACGTAGCCCGCAAGGAACGCGCCGAACGCGTCGGCCAGGCCCTGGCCGCCGTCGACCTGACCGACGCCGCCGACCGGCTCGCCGGCACCTACTCCGGCGGCATGGTCCGCCGACTGGAGCTGGCCCAGGCCCTGGTCAGCGCTCCCCGGCTGCTCATCCTCGACGAGCCGACCATCGGCCTCGACCCGATCGCGCGCACCGGAGTGTGGGAGCACATCAACGCCGTACGCGAGGCGACCGGCATGACCGTCCTCGTGACCACCCACTACATGGACGAGGCCGACCAGTACTGCGACCGGGTCGGCCTCATGCACCGCGGCCGCGTCCGCGCCCTCGGCACCCCCGGCGAACTGAGGCGGGGACTGGCCGAGCAGCGCGGCACCGGCACCCTGCCGACCCTGGAGGACGTCTTCCGTGACGTCGCCGGCAGCGGACTCGAAGACGAGGGAGGGGATTTCCGCGATGTCCGAAGCACCCGCCGCACCGCGAACCGTGTCGGCTGA
- a CDS encoding ABC transporter permease → MSEAPAAPRTVSADISLLLKPPEPRAGWRLLPARVVAMCAVELQKLRHDRTELYTRAVQPALWLLIFGQTFTRIKAIPTHGIPYIDYLAPGIIAQSAMFIAIFYGIQIIWERDAGILNKLLVTPTPRSALTTGKAFAAGVKSLIQAVVVIVIAALLGVSLTWNPLRLLGVGAIVILGSAFFSCLSMTIAGIVLSRDRLMGIGQAITMPLFFGSNALYPLSVMPGWLQAVSKVNPLSYEVDALRGLLLGTPAHLALDFAVLAVAAVLGITAASSLLGRLAR, encoded by the coding sequence ATGTCCGAAGCACCCGCCGCACCGCGAACCGTGTCGGCTGACATCAGTCTGTTGCTGAAGCCGCCGGAGCCCCGCGCGGGCTGGCGACTGCTGCCCGCCCGGGTCGTGGCGATGTGCGCCGTCGAGCTCCAGAAGCTCCGCCACGACCGCACCGAGCTGTACACCCGCGCCGTCCAGCCCGCCCTGTGGCTGCTGATCTTCGGCCAGACCTTCACCCGCATCAAGGCGATCCCCACCCACGGCATCCCCTACATCGACTACCTGGCGCCCGGCATCATCGCCCAGTCGGCGATGTTCATCGCGATCTTCTACGGCATCCAGATCATCTGGGAACGGGACGCGGGCATCCTCAACAAGCTCCTGGTCACGCCCACCCCGCGCTCGGCACTGACCACCGGGAAGGCCTTTGCGGCCGGAGTGAAGTCGCTGATCCAGGCCGTCGTCGTCATCGTCATCGCCGCCCTGCTCGGCGTGTCCCTGACCTGGAACCCGCTCAGGCTCCTCGGCGTCGGCGCGATCGTGATCCTCGGCTCGGCGTTCTTCTCCTGCCTCTCGATGACCATCGCCGGCATCGTGCTCAGCAGGGACCGCCTGATGGGCATCGGGCAGGCCATCACCATGCCGCTCTTCTTCGGCTCCAACGCCCTGTACCCGCTGTCCGTCATGCCGGGCTGGCTCCAGGCCGTCAGCAAGGTCAACCCGCTCAGCTACGAAGTCGACGCCCTGCGCGGCCTCCTCCTCGGCACGCCCGCCCATCTGGCGCTCGACTTCGCGGTACTCGCCGTGGCCGCCGTGCTCGGCATCACCGCGGCCTCCTCGCTCCTCGGCCGGCTGGCCCGTTGA
- the hemC gene encoding hydroxymethylbilane synthase: protein MSLPELIRIVSRDSPMALAQVERVRSELTALYPGVRTEVVPVRTTGDKWMGDLSKVEGKGAFTKEVDAALLAGEADLAVHCVKDVPADRPLPAGTTFAAFLKRDDIRDALIHPGGLTLDELPEGTRVGTSSVRRVAQLAATHPHLECVPFRGNANRRLAKLEAGEADALLLAVAGLERIGRQDVISEVLSPETMMPPIGAGILGLQCREGDTELIDAVSALGDPDTYREATAERMFLHVLQGHCNSPIAGYARVDHGDELSLRACVFTPDGKTRLNAHEWAGRLDPATLGTSVAVALLRQGAREIIDGIPH, encoded by the coding sequence ATGTCCCTCCCGGAACTGATCCGCATCGTCTCCCGTGACTCGCCGATGGCGCTGGCTCAAGTGGAGCGTGTCAGAAGCGAGTTGACAGCCCTGTACCCCGGCGTGCGCACCGAGGTCGTGCCCGTGAGGACGACCGGTGACAAGTGGATGGGCGACCTGTCCAAGGTCGAGGGGAAGGGCGCGTTCACCAAGGAGGTCGACGCCGCGCTGCTGGCCGGCGAGGCCGATCTCGCGGTGCACTGCGTCAAGGACGTGCCCGCCGACCGGCCGCTCCCGGCGGGCACCACGTTCGCCGCGTTCCTGAAGCGGGACGACATCCGCGACGCCCTGATCCACCCGGGCGGCCTGACCCTGGACGAGCTTCCGGAGGGGACCCGTGTCGGCACCTCCTCGGTGCGCCGGGTGGCCCAGCTGGCGGCCACCCACCCGCACCTGGAGTGCGTGCCGTTCCGCGGCAACGCCAACCGGCGGCTGGCGAAGCTGGAGGCGGGTGAGGCGGACGCGCTGCTGCTCGCCGTCGCCGGCCTGGAACGCATCGGCCGCCAGGACGTGATCAGCGAGGTCCTCTCCCCCGAGACGATGATGCCGCCGATCGGCGCGGGCATCCTCGGGCTGCAGTGCCGGGAGGGCGACACCGAGCTGATCGACGCGGTCAGCGCGCTGGGCGACCCGGACACATACCGGGAGGCGACCGCCGAGCGGATGTTCCTGCACGTCCTCCAGGGCCACTGCAACAGCCCGATCGCGGGGTACGCGCGCGTGGACCACGGGGACGAACTGTCCCTGCGGGCCTGTGTCTTCACCCCGGACGGCAAGACCCGGCTGAACGCCCACGAGTGGGCGGGCCGGCTCGATCCGGCCACGCTGGGCACCTCGGTCGCGGTGGCGCTGCTGCGTCAGGGGGCCCGCGAGATCATCGACGGCATCCCGCACTGA
- a CDS encoding GNAT family N-acetyltransferase: MSDAPLVRHAERADLPAVAELAARHAEYERAAPPPDDLPARLAALLFDTPAPRLRCLVAELPDGRLVGYATCAPELSTWEGREYLHMDCLFLLPGHRGLGLGVLLMDAVLAEARALGLGEVQWQTPTWNDGAIRFYDRLGARAGQKVRYSLPVAP, encoded by the coding sequence ATGAGCGACGCTCCCCTCGTCCGGCACGCCGAGCGCGCCGATCTCCCCGCGGTCGCCGAACTCGCCGCCCGGCACGCGGAGTACGAGCGGGCGGCACCGCCTCCGGACGACCTGCCTGCCAGACTGGCCGCGCTCCTCTTCGACACCCCCGCACCCCGCCTGCGCTGCCTGGTGGCCGAACTCCCGGACGGCCGCCTCGTCGGCTACGCCACCTGCGCGCCCGAACTCTCCACCTGGGAGGGCCGCGAGTACCTGCACATGGACTGCCTGTTCCTGCTGCCCGGGCACCGCGGTCTCGGACTCGGCGTGCTGCTCATGGACGCCGTGCTCGCCGAGGCCCGTGCGCTGGGGCTCGGCGAGGTGCAGTGGCAGACGCCCACCTGGAACGACGGTGCGATCCGGTTCTACGACCGGTTGGGCGCTCGTGCCGGGCAAAAGGTGCGCTACTCCCTACCCGTTGCCCCCTGA
- a CDS encoding MFS transporter, with amino-acid sequence MGSVRPAPWRRAAVVAALMLAAFTFNTTENLPVGLLSLMADDLRVSLTAVGALVTGYGLAVAVASLPLAHVSRSVPRRYLMTGLLAVLALASWVSALAAVSYGLLLAARVATALAQALFWAVMGPVAVGLFPPERRGRIIGLLSVGGSLATVAGVPAGTWLGGHSGWRTPFAVLGALAVVSLVAVAVLLPTSRPQEGHAAYGAAPDRRRFVVVLATTALSVTGAFTGFTYVVAFLDEVSGFGQDAVSAVLMAFGAAGLAGVTVAGPLLDRYPRATLTVPVAGQAVALVGLYAAGGSQVATVVLLMLLGASVAPAFMATQSQVLRVAPGRTETALAANSAAFNVGVAAGALLGGVLLPLTGTPGTFLAGGVLTAVALVVLSRPDTVVARETVDGPEPGVR; translated from the coding sequence ATGGGCAGCGTACGTCCGGCCCCCTGGCGCAGGGCCGCCGTCGTCGCGGCGCTGATGCTGGCGGCGTTCACCTTCAACACCACCGAGAACCTGCCGGTGGGTCTGCTGTCCCTGATGGCGGACGATCTGCGGGTCTCACTGACTGCGGTGGGCGCGCTGGTCACCGGCTACGGCCTGGCGGTGGCCGTCGCCTCGCTGCCGCTGGCGCACGTCAGCCGGTCCGTGCCGCGCCGGTATCTGATGACCGGTCTGCTCGCGGTGCTCGCGCTGGCCAGCTGGGTCTCGGCGCTCGCCGCCGTGTCGTACGGTCTGCTGCTGGCCGCCCGGGTGGCGACCGCGCTGGCCCAGGCGCTGTTCTGGGCGGTGATGGGGCCGGTCGCGGTCGGCCTGTTCCCGCCCGAACGGCGCGGCCGGATCATCGGGCTGCTGTCGGTGGGCGGTTCGCTGGCCACGGTGGCCGGCGTGCCGGCGGGGACCTGGCTGGGCGGCCACAGCGGCTGGCGGACGCCCTTCGCGGTGCTGGGCGCCCTCGCCGTCGTATCGCTGGTCGCGGTGGCCGTACTGCTGCCGACCTCGCGTCCGCAGGAGGGGCATGCGGCGTACGGGGCCGCCCCGGACCGGCGCCGGTTCGTGGTCGTGCTCGCCACCACCGCGCTCTCGGTGACGGGGGCGTTCACCGGGTTCACCTACGTGGTGGCCTTCCTGGACGAGGTGAGCGGGTTCGGCCAGGACGCGGTGAGCGCCGTGCTCATGGCGTTCGGGGCGGCGGGGCTGGCCGGGGTCACCGTGGCCGGACCGCTGCTGGACCGGTATCCGCGGGCCACGCTGACCGTGCCGGTAGCCGGCCAGGCCGTGGCGCTGGTCGGGCTGTACGCGGCGGGCGGCAGCCAGGTGGCGACCGTCGTGCTGCTCATGCTGCTGGGTGCCTCGGTGGCGCCGGCGTTCATGGCGACGCAGAGCCAGGTGCTGCGGGTCGCCCCGGGCCGTACCGAGACGGCCCTGGCGGCCAACTCGGCGGCGTTCAACGTGGGCGTGGCCGCCGGCGCCCTGCTCGGTGGGGTGCTGCTGCCCCTGACCGGGACACCCGGGACGTTCCTGGCCGGCGGGGTGCTCACGGCGGTGGCGCTGGTGGTGCTGTCCCGGCCGGACACCGTCGTCGCGCGGGAGACGGTGGACGGGCCGGAACCGGGCGTCCGATGA
- a CDS encoding DUF5937 family protein — translation MPLTLRLGTDDLGRCRFAVSPLCQTHEALRMLRRSARHGYHRAWLRRAAPAVAGLDLSPLWLFIPPVGGYTPDFLGPPPEEPYPRFEDELARVRATDPALARTEMARSLACTPGLAESARGRSALDDPAATVRRLADLTEQAWRALVAPDWARHRAVLEADIAHRSRQVADAGLDALFTGLHPDVDWAGGSLTLPVRGDLRDAQRADGRGVLLMPSVFVWPDVVSGFARPWQPTVIYPARGMGGLHGDVVPRPSEALARLLGRQRAAVLAGLGDPASTTDLARRHGLAPSTVSAHLAVLREAGLLRSRRQGHRVLYGRTALGDAVVAGA, via the coding sequence TTGCCGCTGACCCTGCGTCTCGGGACCGATGACCTCGGACGGTGCCGGTTCGCCGTCTCCCCGCTGTGCCAGACCCACGAGGCGCTGCGCATGCTGCGCCGCTCCGCCCGGCACGGCTACCACCGCGCCTGGCTGCGCCGCGCCGCGCCCGCCGTGGCCGGGCTCGACCTGTCCCCGCTGTGGCTGTTCATCCCGCCGGTCGGCGGCTACACCCCCGACTTCCTGGGGCCGCCGCCCGAGGAGCCGTACCCCCGCTTCGAGGACGAGCTGGCCCGCGTACGCGCCACCGACCCCGCCCTCGCCCGCACCGAGATGGCCCGTTCGCTCGCCTGCACGCCGGGGCTCGCCGAGTCGGCGCGGGGGCGGTCCGCGCTCGACGACCCGGCCGCCACCGTGCGGCGCCTCGCCGACCTCACCGAGCAGGCCTGGCGGGCGCTGGTCGCACCGGACTGGGCCCGCCATCGGGCCGTGCTGGAGGCCGACATCGCGCACCGGTCCCGGCAGGTGGCGGACGCCGGGCTCGACGCGTTGTTCACCGGTCTGCACCCGGACGTCGACTGGGCCGGCGGAAGCCTCACCCTTCCCGTGCGCGGCGACCTCAGGGACGCCCAACGCGCCGACGGGCGAGGCGTGCTGCTCATGCCGAGCGTCTTCGTGTGGCCTGACGTGGTGAGCGGCTTCGCCCGGCCCTGGCAGCCGACGGTCATCTATCCGGCGCGCGGCATGGGCGGACTGCACGGCGACGTGGTGCCGCGCCCGTCGGAGGCGCTCGCGCGGCTGCTGGGGCGGCAGCGTGCCGCAGTCCTGGCGGGGCTCGGGGACCCGGCCTCGACGACCGACCTGGCCCGCCGGCACGGCCTCGCCCCCTCGACCGTCTCCGCCCATCTGGCGGTCCTGCGCGAGGCGGGCCTGCTCCGCTCGCGTCGGCAGGGCCACCGGGTGCTGTACGGGCGGACAGCGCTCGGTGACGCGGTGGTGGCGGGCGCCTGA
- a CDS encoding questin oxidase family protein, protein MDTTDTSYTSGHLEEALDRVHASGPEREGWLSNHAPMVVEALTAHGRAGSVHRWLDLYQDKLEDFPDRIAPVTDDNWPSALGDPRRMADWTDYFSRSLAERPWKSVLAEWWPRLLPGLYGGATHTVIRVGHAVRALEAHANAPRLTELAHALGYWAARHQPVTGLVELPGAPTAADSLEVVPAIEPGHVGFRNRLAAVRRLPGWAHDVTDPDTAKERLTELVRAATHRYATHGHGEPTMLVHAATAPNAVLRTLDSLPRDQWVPSLHAAWTASAAVTSMYAPPAPVAYVPPARLTAEEVVERALAHGDEHVIKLTDTALDIGDEQALAAALRSVELSEPLT, encoded by the coding sequence ATGGACACGACCGATACGAGTTACACGAGCGGGCACCTTGAAGAGGCCCTGGACCGCGTCCACGCGTCCGGCCCGGAGCGCGAGGGCTGGCTGAGCAACCACGCCCCCATGGTGGTCGAGGCGCTCACGGCGCACGGGCGGGCCGGTTCGGTGCACCGGTGGCTGGACCTGTACCAGGACAAGCTGGAGGACTTCCCCGACCGCATCGCCCCCGTGACGGACGACAACTGGCCCTCGGCACTGGGTGATCCGCGCCGGATGGCGGACTGGACCGACTATTTCTCCCGCTCCCTCGCCGAGCGCCCCTGGAAGAGCGTCCTCGCCGAGTGGTGGCCGCGCCTGCTGCCCGGCCTGTACGGCGGTGCCACGCACACCGTCATCCGGGTCGGCCACGCCGTCCGCGCCCTGGAGGCCCACGCGAACGCGCCCAGGCTCACCGAACTCGCGCACGCGCTGGGCTACTGGGCGGCACGGCACCAGCCCGTGACCGGGCTCGTGGAGCTGCCGGGTGCGCCGACCGCCGCGGACAGCCTGGAAGTGGTACCGGCCATCGAGCCGGGGCATGTGGGGTTCCGGAACCGTCTGGCCGCCGTACGCCGCCTGCCCGGGTGGGCGCACGACGTCACCGACCCGGACACCGCGAAGGAGCGGCTCACCGAGCTCGTGCGCGCCGCCACTCACCGCTACGCCACCCACGGTCACGGTGAGCCGACCATGCTCGTGCACGCGGCCACGGCCCCCAACGCCGTGCTGCGGACCCTGGACTCCCTGCCCCGCGACCAGTGGGTACCGAGCCTGCACGCGGCGTGGACGGCGTCCGCGGCGGTCACGTCGATGTACGCGCCGCCGGCACCGGTCGCCTACGTCCCTCCCGCGCGCCTCACCGCGGAGGAGGTCGTGGAACGAGCCCTCGCCCACGGCGACGAACACGTCATCAAGCTCACCGACACGGCCCTGGACATCGGCGACGAGCAGGCCCTCGCGGCCGCCCTGCGCTCGGTCGAACTCAGCGAACCGCTCACCTGA
- a CDS encoding NPP1 family protein → MASPSFKKHRTRWFTGLAGAAALVLAFPSAAFAAPPKALPANAESAEYTYQPAFDYDTDGCYSTPAIGPDGTINGGLKPTGSLSGDCHDASDLDNTNTYSRYKCNNGWCAYMYGLYFEKDQAVANSSIGGHRNDWEHVVIWVQNGAVQYVSTSNHGSFTVSAASAVRFDGTHAKIVYHKDGISTHCFRLANSNDEPPENAKGTWQYPPLVGWNGYPSGLRDKLSAYDFGSANFGLKDANFAAHLSSAKPSGISFDPNA, encoded by the coding sequence GTGGCGTCACCGTCGTTCAAGAAGCACCGCACGAGGTGGTTCACCGGCCTGGCCGGCGCCGCCGCGCTGGTCCTCGCCTTTCCTTCCGCGGCGTTCGCCGCGCCGCCCAAGGCGCTGCCCGCCAACGCCGAGAGCGCCGAGTACACCTACCAGCCGGCCTTCGACTACGACACCGACGGCTGCTACTCGACGCCCGCCATCGGCCCCGACGGCACCATCAACGGCGGTCTGAAGCCGACGGGTTCGCTCAGCGGCGACTGCCATGACGCCTCGGACCTCGACAACACCAACACGTACTCGCGCTACAAGTGCAACAACGGCTGGTGCGCCTACATGTACGGCCTGTACTTCGAGAAGGACCAGGCGGTGGCCAACAGCAGCATCGGCGGGCACCGCAACGACTGGGAGCACGTCGTGATCTGGGTGCAGAACGGCGCGGTCCAGTACGTGTCGACGTCCAACCACGGCTCGTTCACGGTCAGCGCGGCCTCCGCCGTCCGCTTCGACGGCACGCACGCGAAGATCGTCTACCACAAGGACGGCATCAGCACCCACTGCTTCCGGCTGGCCAACTCCAATGACGAACCGCCGGAGAACGCCAAGGGCACCTGGCAGTACCCGCCGCTGGTCGGCTGGAACGGCTACCCGTCGGGGCTGCGCGACAAGCTGAGCGCGTACGACTTCGGCAGCGCCAACTTCGGTCTCAAGGACGCCAACTTCGCCGCGCACCTCTCGTCGGCGAAGCCGTCGGGGATCTCCTTCGACCCCAACGCCTGA
- the ligD gene encoding non-homologous end-joining DNA ligase encodes MTLPLIPPMLATPGTLPPASQDARWAYETKQDGQRVVAYLAGDGDVVLRARSGEEITGAYPELRSLGGALGATPAVLDGEILALDEQGRADFQLLQPRMQLAHAPARAARRAAEAPVHLVLFDLMHLGRRSLLTLPYTQRRARLDDLELSGPHWSTPAALVGHGEQALRATREHGLEGLVCKRLDSVYEPGVRSRAWIKIRNMRSEDVVVGGWLPGKGRLTGLPGAVLVGQRGGGRLRYVGNVGTGWSESERTELASLLAAAATDVCPFDPVPRVPGAHWVLPRLVGEVRYSTRTRAGLLRQPSWLRLRPDLAPEDSSADLPDAPS; translated from the coding sequence GTGACCCTCCCGCTGATCCCGCCCATGCTCGCCACCCCCGGCACCCTGCCGCCCGCCTCCCAGGACGCGCGCTGGGCCTACGAGACCAAGCAGGACGGCCAGCGGGTGGTGGCCTACCTCGCCGGGGACGGCGACGTGGTGCTGCGCGCCCGGTCCGGAGAGGAGATCACCGGCGCCTATCCCGAACTGCGGTCGCTGGGCGGTGCGCTCGGCGCCACACCCGCGGTGCTCGACGGGGAGATCCTGGCGCTGGACGAACAGGGCCGCGCGGACTTCCAGTTGCTGCAACCGCGCATGCAGTTGGCACACGCCCCCGCCAGAGCTGCCCGCCGGGCGGCCGAGGCGCCCGTCCACCTCGTGCTGTTCGACCTGATGCACCTCGGGCGGCGCTCGCTCCTGACCCTCCCCTACACGCAGCGGCGGGCGCGACTGGACGACCTGGAGCTGTCCGGGCCGCACTGGTCCACGCCCGCCGCCCTCGTCGGTCACGGCGAGCAGGCCCTGCGCGCCACCCGTGAACACGGCCTGGAAGGCCTGGTCTGCAAGCGGCTCGACTCGGTGTACGAACCCGGAGTGCGCTCCCGAGCCTGGATCAAGATCCGCAACATGCGCAGCGAGGACGTCGTCGTGGGCGGCTGGCTCCCCGGCAAGGGCCGGCTCACAGGCCTGCCGGGCGCCGTGCTGGTCGGACAGCGGGGCGGAGGGCGGCTGCGCTACGTCGGCAATGTGGGCACCGGTTGGAGCGAGTCGGAACGGACGGAGCTCGCCTCGCTGTTGGCGGCCGCGGCGACGGATGTGTGCCCTTTCGATCCCGTGCCGCGCGTCCCGGGTGCGCACTGGGTGCTCCCCCGGCTGGTGGGCGAGGTCCGCTACAGCACCCGTACCCGGGCGGGGTTGCTGCGCCAGCCGTCCTGGCTGCGGCTGCGGCCGGATCTCGCGCCGGAGGACTCCTCGGCGGACCTCCCCGACGCACCGTCATGA